A part of Cyprinus carpio isolate SPL01 unplaced genomic scaffold, ASM1834038v1 S000006689, whole genome shotgun sequence genomic DNA contains:
- the LOC109081660 gene encoding LOW QUALITY PROTEIN: uncharacterized protein LOC109081660 (The sequence of the model RefSeq protein was modified relative to this genomic sequence to represent the inferred CDS: substituted 3 bases at 3 genomic stop codons), producing MTSASGVDDAHVFISSGENVRLPCNNALHDCNSTTWLYNGFSRSGAVELIAGGKKKNTERQERLSLGSDCSLNINNISTEDYGLYTCRQCVNHKHQEPDARVFPACSSRSNSXFKLSXXLKISSSQTEISAGLSVTLSCQLYSYAGVSCDDWIQSERIELFWVNQAGVKLTRSDSRYQISSSSGHCIITLNIILLNEDHNREWRCNVTQNNQVKASVTYTVKSSGEKTSSLISFRSS from the exons ATGACAA gtGCCAGTGGAGTAGATGATGctcatgtgttcatcagttctggtgaaaatgtccGTCTGCCCTGTAATAATGCTCTTCATGACTGCAACTCAACTACATGGCTCTATAACGGATTCAGTCGTTCAGGAGCAGTTGAACTGATCGCTggagggaaaaagaaaaacacagagagacaagagagactgagtctggggtctgactgctctctgaacatcaacAACATCTCAACAGAAGATTATGGACTTTACACCTGCAGACAATGTGTGAATCACAAACACCAAGAACCTGATGCTCGTGTTTTTCCTGCATGTTCTTCAcg GTCAAATTCTTGATTTAAACTCTCCTGATGATtgaaga tctcatcctcacagactgagatcagtgcaggtctctctgtgactctctcctgTCAGCTGTATTCATATGCTGGAGTCTCTTGTGATGATTGGATCCAGTCTGAGAGAATTGAGCTGTTCTGGGTGAATCAGGCTGGTGTTAAACTGACAAGatcagactccagatatcagatatcatCCTCATCAGGACACTGTATCATCACTCTGAATATAATACTCCTGAATGAAGATCacaacagagagtggagatgCAATGTTACTCAGAACAATCAAGTCAAGGCCTCAGTCACATACACTGTCAAGAGTTCAGGTGAGAAAACAAGCTCATTAATCAGTTTCAGATCCTCATAA